CATCTGGTCCCACTGCGAACCGTAACCGGGGAAGTTCTGGTCGGTTCCCGTGATGGACTGGGAGCCTTGCTGGAAGTACGAATTATTCCCGCGGTACGAGACGATCGTCTGGTTGAAGGCATTTCCGGTGATCGGGTCGACGTGGGTCATGTCGCCCTGGCCACGGAGACCGCACCAGGCCGATGCACCACCGCCGATCGGCTTCCATTCGACGTCCGGACCAGGAACCACGGCGCCCGTGTCCGCCAGGCCGGGAATGTTGTTGCCGACGTCCCGGTGCCAGTAACCCGTCACACCGAAGGTCCGCTTGGGCGAACCCTGGTTGATGACGTAGTTACCGAAGTTGCCGTAGTCGAGGCCATAGAACGGACGAACTCTGTCGTTCACGTTCACGGCATCGCCGCTCTGGAACGGGCGGGCGAGAGGCCACCAGCCCATGAGTGAATCGTCCTCAGCGGGCCGGGCCGGGAAGCTCCCCTGCGCCGGAGTCGCCGCACCGAAGTGATCGAAGTCCCAGACGCCGTTGTAGTGCGTTCCGGGTCCGATGCCGGGGCGGTAATCGCCGCGGCCGACGCGATAGGGTCCGTAGCCACCGGTTTGGATCGAGGCATTTCCAAGAACGTTTCCGTTCTTGTCGCGGGGACGCCACGTGGCGTCACCAATGTGGCCGATCCAGACCGTGTCCGGGTCGTTGACGTCGCTCGTGCGCAGCCGGCTGGCCTTGGAGACGAACTGCCGGTATTCCGGCATGCCGTTCGTCATCTCCTCGATGTCCGCAAGGACATCGGCCGCCGGCAGAGCGAACATCAGGACGCCGAGCAGTGCAAAAATCAACTGATACGGCTTCCTCATTTTGGACTTCCTCCACCCTCGCATCGGGGACATACGAGGTCTTCCGAGAAACCGCATGGCGTCGGATGACGCCACAAGGCACGTGTTGCGGTACCGCTGCGAGAATGCCTCGGGCCTTGTGTGCGAATCCTCCTTTCCGCTACCGGCGCAGCCGTTGGCAGAAGGCGACGCGGCAGAGCCCAACTTGCGTGATGTCTTTCCAATGTGGCGCCACAGATCGAAGCCGCTGCCAGCTTCGAACCGACAGCACCGCGGAACTGGAGGTGCTCTACAGGGGATACTTCAGGGGTGCACCAGATGCCCTAGTGGCTGACAATCTAGGGACTTCTGCCTCAGGTGTCAATGGGTTTTTAAGTCAATATGGGCACTTACGGGCTGTTTTCTCGAATTGAGATCGACGACTCGACCACCAAGGGACACCAACCAGTCGCAGTCCTGGGTCGCGATCAGCACCGGCCGAGATGCGGCGCGTCTGGCAATGAGACTACCGAGCAAGGCCTTGCGAGCGGGGTCCAGGCCGGCTGATGGCTCGTCCAGAGCGTAGAGGCAAGCGGGAGCGATCAGGGCCGACACGACCTCGAGCAATCTCTTCTCACCCGTCGACAGCGACCAGGTTCGCCGCGCCGACCATGACTCCAGGTCGATCCCCAGACCCTCGAGCGCCTTACCGGCGAGATCGACCGCCTCGGGGCGTGGAACCCCTCTCGCCACTGCCGCATAGACCACTTCGGACTCCGGGCTCTCCTCGAAGATCTGAAGCTCCGGATATTGAAGGGTGGTGATGGGTGGCGGATCGGTCGTAATCGACCATTTCGCTTCCACTTGAGGGATTGGCGAATGGCCGGACACGGCGCCGAGGATGACGCTCTTCCCGATCCCGTTTCGTCCGATGATTCCGGTGACTCCTCGCGCTGGAACGCTGATCTCGATCGCATGACTGATCGAGACCCGGGGTGCGTTCGAGGCTGGCTCCGGGGTGGGGCTCACCCGGATCCGGACGCTCTCGGCTCCGGCGGCGGGGGCCGGAGCGACTGGGGGCCGACCTGGAGGCGAAGGGCCCACCTCGATCGTACGGGTCGCCCGGTCCAGCTCCTCTTCGAGCTGGGTGACCCAGACCACCGCCATCCCCTCCGACGTCCTCCGGGCCACCTCGTCCAGGACTCGCCGCCTCGTCTCGGCATCGAGATGCGCGGTGGGCTCGTCGGCCAGGAGCAGCCGTGGCTCCGTGACCAGCGCGGCCCCGATGAGCACCCGCTGCTGCCACCCGGCGGAGAGCTTCGTGGGATCGGTCTCCAGCTCTTCATCGAGCCCGAGCCGTTCGGCCCAGCGCCGGACCCGGACGCTCACCTCGTCGCCAGCGACTCCCAGATTTCGGAGGCCAAAGGCCATCTCGTCGAAGACGGTGTGCTGGAGGATCTGGGTGCTCGGATCCTGGAGCACGATCCCCATGTCCGGGCGGAGGCCCCCCGGCTGACCGTCGAGGGACCTTCCCTCGAAAGTGATCTCCCCCTGGGTCGGCCATAATCCCGCGAGCCCCAGCAGCAGGCTGCTCTTGCCTCCGCCATTCCCCCCGGTGACGGCCACCCACTCACCGGCGGACACCGACAGGGAGAGGTTCTCGACCACGGGGCGCCTTGACCCAGGAGGGATCACGCTCAGTTCCCGGGCAACGAGAAGGCTCATTCCCGGCGGGAGCGCTCCCCCTCCTGCCACGCGCGAAGCGCCGCATCCGCCACCTCTCGCAGGGGACGACCCGCCTTCTCGGCCGCCGCCCGCACCGACTCGAATTCCGGCGCGGCGCGAGGGCCCTGCCCCGGGACGTCGGCGACCTTCACCGCGACCCGGCCGAATGGGGTGTCGACCTCGAGCGCGCGGCGCGCGAGCTCCAGTCGCTCGTCGAATCGGAAGCGGACGCCGAGCGAGCTGGTCTCGGTGAGGATCTGCCGGGCCAGCGCGTGCGCGCTCGCCGGCTCGGCGACGACCACCAGCCACACCCCGGGCCGCCCCTTCTTCATGGTGGTCGGGATCACCATCGCGTCGAGCGCGCCGTGCTCGAGCAGCCTCGGCACGAGCGCGGCGATGAACTGCGGGTTCTCGTCGTCGAGGGCGGTCTCGAGGACCGCCACTCGGCGCAGTCCGAGGCCGTTGGGCGCCTCGGCCTCACCGAGAAGGATGCGGAGCACGTTGGGCTGCTCCTTGAGGTCGCGTTGCCCCGCCCCGACGCCGATGCGATCGAGCCGGAAGCCGGGTGGAGGCTGCCAGTGCCGGACCAGCGTGGTGATCAGCGCGGCCCCGGTCGGCGTCACCAGCTCGGCCTCGATGTCGGGCATCTCGACCGGGGCGCCGCGCAGCAGGATCGCAGTCGCCGGAGCGGGGACCGGGATCAGTCCGTGCTCCGAGCGCACCGCTCCACGGCCGAGCCGGAGCGGCGACGCGTACACCTCGTCCACGCCGAGCGCCTTCAGCCCTTCGATCGCTCCGACGACGTCGATCAGCGCGTCCACCGCCCCGACCTCGTGGAAGTGAACCTTCTCGATCGTCTCGCCGTGGACCTCGGCCTCGGCTTCCGCGAGCCGGGTGAAGACTTCGACCGCCCGCTGGCGAACCCCGAGGTCGAGGTCGGCGGCGCCGAGCAGATCGCGGATGTGACGCAGGTGCCGGTGCGGCTGCTTTCCTTCGGCCCGGACCTGGACCTGGGTGGCGACGAAGGGTCCGCGCCTGGTCTCGGAGACCGTGATGCTCGCGCCGTCGAGCCGCATGCGCGCGGGCAGTGCTCTCAGCTGGTCGGCGCTCCAGCCCGCGGAGACCAAGGCGGCGAGCGTCATGTCCCCGCTGATCCCCGAGAAGCAGTCGAAGTAGGCGATCTTCACCGGCGCCCCCGGCCGCGGTTGATGAGGTGGGCTGCGTATCCGGCGCCGAAGCCGTTGTCCACGTTCACCACGGTGACCCCGGCCGCGCACGAATTGAGCATGGCGAGCAGCGGCGCCAGGCCGTCGAAGTGCGCACCGTAGCCGACGCTCGTGGGCACGGCGATCACGGGACGATCGGTGAGCCCCCCGACCACGCTCGGCAATGCTCCTTCAAGTCCCGCGACCACCACCAGCACTCGCGCACCGCGCAGCGCCCGGCGATGGGCCAGCAGCCGGTGGAGGCCCGCGACGCCGACGTCGGCGACCAGCTCGGCGCGGCTTCCCATGGCGCGCGCGGTGAGCAGGGCTTCCTCGGCGACCGGAAGATCCGCGGTGCCGGCGCACACCACGAGCACGCGGCCGACCGGGCGCGGCGGCCTCTTGCCATTGGGGACCACGACCACGCGGGCGCGCTCCGAGACTCGCGCGCGGGGAAACGCCGCCGACAACGCCGAACGGCCTTCCGCATCCACGCGGGTCGCGAGCACGACCGGATTGCGGCGCGAGAGCCGCGACACGATCGCGACCAGATCGTCCGGCCGCTTGCCCTGCCCGAAGACCACCTCCGGGAATCCCGCCCGCAGTCCGCGCTGATGGTCCACGGTCGCGGCGGCCAGCCGCTCGAGCGGCGCCTGGGCGATCTCGCGCGCGGCGTCGGCCGGCGTGATGGTTCCACGGCGCACGCGGCGCAGCAGGGACTCGAGCTCAGCCGGCCGCACGGAGCGACCCCAGATCGGGCGCGGTCTCTCCCGCGAACGCCGCGAGCCCTTCCTGCTCCAGCGTCTCCAGATAGACGGTGAGGAGCGCCGCGAGATCTTCGGCGTTCCGCGTCTGGTTCACCTGCTCGCGGACCTTGTGGCTGTGCGGAAGCCCTCGGACGTACCACGCCACGTGCTTGCGCATCTCCTTGGCCGCGACCAGTTCGCCGACGTCCGCGACCAGCAGCTCGAGGTGGCGGATGCCGGCCTCGAGCCGCTCCGCCGCGGTCGGGAGCGGGAGGATCTCGCCGCGCTCGTGGCGCGCGCGCACCCGGCGAAAGACCCAGGGGTCTCCGAAGGCGGCGCGGCCGAGCATCACCAGGTCGCAGCCCGTGGTTTCGAGCATGCGCTCCCCGTCCTCGGGTGTGCGCACGTCGCCGTTTCCGATCACCGGGATGCCGACCGCCTGCTTGGCGGCGGCGATCATCTCCCAGTGCGCCGCGCCTTCGAACTTCTCGGCCCGCGTGCGCGCGTGGATCGCCACGGCCTTGGCACCGCTCTGCTCGAGCGTCTTCGACACCTCCACCACGTTCTGCGAATTGCCATCCCATCCGAGCCGGATCTTCGCGGTGACCGGGACGCGGCTCACCTCCGCCATGCGCGCGACGATCGACGACAGCCGGGGCAGGTCGTTGAGCAGCGCGGCGCCCGCGCAGCGGTTGACCACCTTGCGGACCGGACACCCCATGTTGATGTCGATCAGATCGGGGCGCGCGGCCTCGGGAAGGTCACAGAGGATGCGCGTGGCCTCGGCCATCACGCCAGGGTCCGCACCAAAGAGCTGGATGCCCACCGGCCGCTCATGGGGCTCGAAGCGACAATAGTCGAGCGTCGCCTGGTTGTTGCGCGCCAGTCCGTCGGCGGACACCATCTCGGTGTAGACCGCCGAAGCACCCTGCTCCCGCGCCAGCTGGCGGAACGGTGAATCACTCACGCCGGCGAGCGGAGCCAGAACGAACGGCGAGTCGAATTCGATCTCTCCGATCGCGCGTGAGGTCCGGGTCATGCCGCCTCGGCTCGGGCGAGCGAGCGGAAATCGACAAAGGGGCTCGCCAGGACCCCCGCGCTCCGGCACCAGTCCCACAGCGAGGCCCGCGCGAACACCTGGTCGGCGGCGCGCGCCCCGCAGCGATCCGAGAGTCCATCGCCCACGAACACCACGCGGAAGCCGCGGGCGCGGTGCTCGCGAACGTACTGCGCCTTGCAGTTGCCGCAGCGCGTGCAGCCCGGATCGGCCCAGGGGAACTCCGGGATCATCGTCCGGCCCTCGAAGCGGGCATGGTTGGCGCGCCACGGCACATCCGAGAGCCCTGCGCGGGTGAGCTGATCGGCGACGTAGAAGTCGTACCCCTCGCTCGCCACCATGACCACGTCGCCGCGCTCGTGCACGGCGCGCACGAAACCGGCGAATCCCGGATCGATCCCATGTCCGCGCGAGAACTCCAGGGCCTCGTCGGCGCTCACGTCCATGCACCGGCACTCGATCTCGGTGAGCTCGCGGTGACCGATCTCGTCCGCCTTCCAGCGCGCGAGCGCGGCCGCGGCCTCTTTCCGGTCGGGGCGCGCGAAACGAAGGAACAGCGCGGCGCCGATGTCCGAAGGCGCGACGGTGCCGTCGAAGTCACAGAGATAAGCCGTGCGCATGGAGGTCAGCGGGTCGTCGAGCCGCTTCCCGACGACGCGGCGACCCGGAAGACCTCGCGGGCCGTGCGGGCTCGCGTCAGGATGTCGAGCGCCTGCTCGAACACCGGATCGCCTTCGAGCGCCACCTTCGCCGCGGCCGGATCGCCCGAGAGACGGCGCGCCAGCTCGCGATGGATCGAGCGCTCGAGCACGGGCCGCTCCGCCTGGATCTCGGCCGGGGTCGCGGGCACCTTCTCGGCCTCGAGGAAGGCGAGGAACGCCTTCCACTGCGCCTCGTTCGGCGCGGCGAGCTTGGCTCCGGGGTGCTGGTTGGTCCAGCGGTTCGCGAAACGGAACGAGAGGGAGCGGCTCTCCACCCGGCGCGTCAGCGGTGGCAGCGAGTCCGCCACCACCACCACGTCGGGAACGATGCCGCCACCGCCAAGGACCTTCCTGCCGGACGCCGTCTGATAGGCGCGCCGCGGGGCGGTATCCGCCGGCGAAGGCTGCGGCTCCAGGGCGTCCTCCTCATCGTTCTCGACTTCCAGCGAGGGACGCGAGGCCTGCGCCTTGTGGATCGAGCGTCCCGAAGGCGTGTAGTACTTGGCCGTCGTGAGCTTGAGCGCGGCGTTCTTGCCGCGCAGCGGGAACACGCTCTGCACCGAGCCCTTGCCGAAGGTGGTCTGCCCCACCACCAGCGCGCGATCCAGATCCTGAAGCGCGCCCGCCACGATCTCGGAGGCCGAGGCGCTTCCTTGATCCACCAGCACCACCATCGGCCAGTCGAGCTGGGGGCGGCGCTCGGAGGAGTAGTAGCGATTGTCCTGTCCCTTCGCGCGCCCGCGTGTGAACACCACCAGCGTATTGGGCTTCACGAGCTGTTCGACCACGTCCACCGCCTGATCCAGGAGTCCGCCGGGATTGGCGCGCAGATCGAGCACCAGCCGCGTGGCGCCCTGCAGCCGCAGGCGCTCCATCGCCGTCCGCATCTCCGCTCCCGAGTTCTCCGAGAAGTTCGCGAGCCGCAGATATCCGGTGTGATCCTCGGCCATGAACGAGTAGGGAACGCTCTTGGTGACGATGACCTGGCGCTGGATCGTGTACTCCTGCGCGTCCTCCTCGCCTTCGCGACGCACGGCGATCTTCACCGATGTGCCGGCCGGGCCGCGCAGGCGCGTCGCCACCTCGTCGACGGTGAGCCCCGCGCTGGAGGCGCCGTCGATCTTCACGATCACATCGCCGGGCCGCAGCCCGAGCGTCCATGCGGGACTTCCTTCGATCGGAGAGATCACCGTCGGATAGTTGTCACGCACGCTGACCACGATGCCAATCCCCCCGAAGCTGCCGTGGGTCGTGGCCTTGAGGTTGTCCCAGGACGACTCGTCGAGGTACTGCGAGTAGGGATCGAGGTCGTGGAGCATGCCCTTGATCGCGCCGTCGACCAGGACCTCGGGCTCGACCGTGTCGACGTAGGACTGCTCGACCTTCTGCAGGACCTCGATGAACCCGTCGACGTTGGCGTAGAGGTCCGAGGGGCCGGTGGCGCTGCTGCGCCCGACCCACCAGCCCACGGCGAACAGCGCGGCCAGCAGTCCGGCCAGGGCAAAATGTCGACGGATCAAGCATCCTCCTGGCGGCCGGGAATGGAAGCGAGGACCCCGACTATATCACGGGTTTTTCGGCCGGTTCACCGGGGCGCCGCAGGCGTTCCTCGATCATCGACCAGCAGCGGGACTCGATCGTGTCCGCGGGCAAGGAGGCATCCAGGATCACGAACCGCTCCGGAGCGCCGCGCGCGATCTCGAGGAACCCCTCCCGCACCCGGCGGTGGAAGTCGAGCGGCTCGCGGTCGATGCGATTGGACGCTCCGGCCGCGGCGCGACGCTGGATCCCATGGGTGGGGTCGATGTCGAAGAGCAGGGTGATGTCGGGGGCCCGGCCCCGTGTGGCCGCCGCGTTCCAGGAGCGCAGCAGCTCGAGATCGAGCCCGCGGCCATATCCCTGGTATGCGAGCGTGGAGTCGGCGTGGCGATCGCACAGCACGGTGCCGCCGGCGGCAAGCGCGGGGGCGATCACGCGGGCAAAGAGGTCGGCGCGCGCGGCCTCGATGAGCCCGGCTTCGGCGACGGGCTCGAGTGGCTCCTGGCGGTCGAGCAACAGCGCGCGCACGGCCTCGGCGAGGGGCGTGCCGCCCGGCTCGCGCGTGATCACCGGTTCGATTCCGCGCGCCCGCAGGCGCGCGGCGATGCGGACGAGCTGCGTGGACTTGCCCGAACCCTCGCCGCCTTCGAACGTGATGAATTGCCCAGCCATCAGCCGCTCAGCGCGAGCGGACCGCCTTGCGGCGCTTGCGCCTCTTGGCCGAGCCGCGCGAGCGCCGCTCGTCCGGACCGGCGGCGGGGTGGCCGTTCACCGAGGGCCCGGTCGAGCCGGCCTTCATCGGGCTCTCGCGCTTCACGGTCGGGGGCTTGTCGCGCAACAGGCGCTCGGTCCCGACCGGATCGGCGATGAAGCGCTCGGTCATCTCGAGCGCGCGATCGTCGGGGATCTGCACCGGCGGTGACTTCTTGAAGTAGCTCGACGGGGCGATCAGCGCTCCCTCGAGCCCATGGTCGAGGCCGATCTTGGCGCAGCGCACCGCGTCGATCACCACGCCGGCGGAGTTGGGCGAGTCCCACACCTCGAGCTTCATCTCGAGATTGAGCGGCACGTCTCCGAAGGTCGTCCCCTCCATCCGGATGTGGCACCACTTGCGGTCCTTGAGCCACGGGATGTAGTCGCTCGGCCCGACGTGCACGTCATCTTCGGCCATGCCGTAGGGAATGATGCTGGTGACCGCGCTGGTCTTGGAGATCTTCTTGGACTCGAGGCGTTCGCGCTCCAGCATGTTGAGGAAGTCGGTGTTGCCGCCGAAGTTGATCTGGTAGGTGCGGTCGATGCGCACGCCGCGATCCACGAAGAGCCGCGACAGCACCCGGTGCGTGATGGTGGCGCCGACCTGCGACTTGATGTCGTCACCGATCACAGGGAGCCCGCGCTTCTCGAAGCGCT
The Candidatus Eisenbacteria bacterium genome window above contains:
- a CDS encoding ABC transporter ATP-binding protein — its product is MVENLSLSVSAGEWVAVTGGNGGGKSSLLLGLAGLWPTQGEITFEGRSLDGQPGGLRPDMGIVLQDPSTQILQHTVFDEMAFGLRNLGVAGDEVSVRVRRWAERLGLDEELETDPTKLSAGWQQRVLIGAALVTEPRLLLADEPTAHLDAETRRRVLDEVARRTSEGMAVVWVTQLEEELDRATRTIEVGPSPPGRPPVAPAPAAGAESVRIRVSPTPEPASNAPRVSISHAIEISVPARGVTGIIGRNGIGKSVILGAVSGHSPIPQVEAKWSITTDPPPITTLQYPELQIFEESPESEVVYAAVARGVPRPEAVDLAGKALEGLGIDLESWSARRTWSLSTGEKRLLEVVSALIAPACLYALDEPSAGLDPARKALLGSLIARRAASRPVLIATQDCDWLVSLGGRVVDLNSRKQPVSAHIDLKTH
- the larC gene encoding nickel pincer cofactor biosynthesis protein LarC → MKIAYFDCFSGISGDMTLAALVSAGWSADQLRALPARMRLDGASITVSETRRGPFVATQVQVRAEGKQPHRHLRHIRDLLGAADLDLGVRQRAVEVFTRLAEAEAEVHGETIEKVHFHEVGAVDALIDVVGAIEGLKALGVDEVYASPLRLGRGAVRSEHGLIPVPAPATAILLRGAPVEMPDIEAELVTPTGAALITTLVRHWQPPPGFRLDRIGVGAGQRDLKEQPNVLRILLGEAEAPNGLGLRRVAVLETALDDENPQFIAALVPRLLEHGALDAMVIPTTMKKGRPGVWLVVVAEPASAHALARQILTETSSLGVRFRFDERLELARRALEVDTPFGRVAVKVADVPGQGPRAAPEFESVRAAAEKAGRPLREVADAALRAWQEGERSRRE
- the larB gene encoding nickel pincer cofactor biosynthesis protein LarB — protein: MRPAELESLLRRVRRGTITPADAAREIAQAPLERLAAATVDHQRGLRAGFPEVVFGQGKRPDDLVAIVSRLSRRNPVVLATRVDAEGRSALSAAFPRARVSERARVVVVPNGKRPPRPVGRVLVVCAGTADLPVAEEALLTARAMGSRAELVADVGVAGLHRLLAHRRALRGARVLVVVAGLEGALPSVVGGLTDRPVIAVPTSVGYGAHFDGLAPLLAMLNSCAAGVTVVNVDNGFGAGYAAHLINRGRGRR
- the dusB gene encoding tRNA dihydrouridine synthase DusB, with protein sequence MTRTSRAIGEIEFDSPFVLAPLAGVSDSPFRQLAREQGASAVYTEMVSADGLARNNQATLDYCRFEPHERPVGIQLFGADPGVMAEATRILCDLPEAARPDLIDINMGCPVRKVVNRCAGAALLNDLPRLSSIVARMAEVSRVPVTAKIRLGWDGNSQNVVEVSKTLEQSGAKAVAIHARTRAEKFEGAAHWEMIAAAKQAVGIPVIGNGDVRTPEDGERMLETTGCDLVMLGRAAFGDPWVFRRVRARHERGEILPLPTAAERLEAGIRHLELLVADVGELVAAKEMRKHVAWYVRGLPHSHKVREQVNQTRNAEDLAALLTVYLETLEQEGLAAFAGETAPDLGSLRAAG
- a CDS encoding haloacid dehalogenase-like hydrolase yields the protein MRTAYLCDFDGTVAPSDIGAALFLRFARPDRKEAAAALARWKADEIGHRELTEIECRCMDVSADEALEFSRGHGIDPGFAGFVRAVHERGDVVMVASEGYDFYVADQLTRAGLSDVPWRANHARFEGRTMIPEFPWADPGCTRCGNCKAQYVREHRARGFRVVFVGDGLSDRCGARAADQVFARASLWDWCRSAGVLASPFVDFRSLARAEAA
- a CDS encoding S41 family peptidase, with translation MIRRHFALAGLLAALFAVGWWVGRSSATGPSDLYANVDGFIEVLQKVEQSYVDTVEPEVLVDGAIKGMLHDLDPYSQYLDESSWDNLKATTHGSFGGIGIVVSVRDNYPTVISPIEGSPAWTLGLRPGDVIVKIDGASSAGLTVDEVATRLRGPAGTSVKIAVRREGEEDAQEYTIQRQVIVTKSVPYSFMAEDHTGYLRLANFSENSGAEMRTAMERLRLQGATRLVLDLRANPGGLLDQAVDVVEQLVKPNTLVVFTRGRAKGQDNRYYSSERRPQLDWPMVVLVDQGSASASEIVAGALQDLDRALVVGQTTFGKGSVQSVFPLRGKNAALKLTTAKYYTPSGRSIHKAQASRPSLEVENDEEDALEPQPSPADTAPRRAYQTASGRKVLGGGGIVPDVVVVADSLPPLTRRVESRSLSFRFANRWTNQHPGAKLAAPNEAQWKAFLAFLEAEKVPATPAEIQAERPVLERSIHRELARRLSGDPAAAKVALEGDPVFEQALDILTRARTAREVFRVAASSGSGSTTR
- the tmk gene encoding dTMP kinase, which translates into the protein MAGQFITFEGGEGSGKSTQLVRIAARLRARGIEPVITREPGGTPLAEAVRALLLDRQEPLEPVAEAGLIEAARADLFARVIAPALAAGGTVLCDRHADSTLAYQGYGRGLDLELLRSWNAAATRGRAPDITLLFDIDPTHGIQRRAAAGASNRIDREPLDFHRRVREGFLEIARGAPERFVILDASLPADTIESRCWSMIEERLRRPGEPAEKPVI
- a CDS encoding inositol-3-phosphate synthase, with amino-acid sequence MAKAKGKVRVAIIGVGNCASSFVQGLHYYRNAKEGDRIPGLMHVNLGGYHIRDVEIVAAIDIDKNKVGKDLSEAIVTWPNNTFVFAKTPRSGITVQRGMTHDGLGKYLSKIIQKAPGSTVDIVRLLRETKTDVVVNYLPVGSEEATKWYVEQVLEAGCAFVNCIPVFIAREKYWQQRFEKRGLPVIGDDIKSQVGATITHRVLSRLFVDRGVRIDRTYQINFGGNTDFLNMLERERLESKKISKTSAVTSIIPYGMAEDDVHVGPSDYIPWLKDRKWCHIRMEGTTFGDVPLNLEMKLEVWDSPNSAGVVIDAVRCAKIGLDHGLEGALIAPSSYFKKSPPVQIPDDRALEMTERFIADPVGTERLLRDKPPTVKRESPMKAGSTGPSVNGHPAAGPDERRSRGSAKRRKRRKAVRSR